CCCCCCAGCGCCGGCCCGGCCATGGCGGCGCGGCAGCGACCATGTCCCCTCCTGGCGAACCTTCCTGAAGCTGCCCGACCCTTCTGACCGTCAGGGCGGGTCCCGCCGCACGCCGCCACGTGCGGCGGGACGCTGATGCTACCGCGCCCGCCGAGTTTCTGCCAGATTCGGCGTGGTCAGGCGTTCAGCGAGCGCGAAGTGCTCGCCGCCGTCCGGTGCCGGCGAGCCGGCGTGGGCGATCAGGGTTGGAAGGTCTGCCCCAGGGGCGACGCGAAGAGGGTCTGGACCACCTTGAGGCCGCCCGGTGACTGGGCGTCGGGCTGGGTGATGAAGACCTGCCGCGCCGGCGGCTGGCCGGGCTGGCTGTAGTTCAGGGGCGCGATCAGGCCCTCGGTGTCGACGGCGCTGAGGCTGCGGAAGGCCCTGAGCAGCGCCGGCCGCTCCAGCGACCCGCTCTTGCAGGCGGCGTCGAGGATCCGGTACATGATCTCGGCCTGGCCGTATCCGTAGCCCGGGCTGCTGGCGCTCACCGGCTGGTTGGGATAGGCGGCGGCGTACTCGCCGCGGACCGTCGAGGGGCCGACGCCGTCGCCGGAGTAGGGCGCGTACGACTGCACCACGTAGAAGCTGTGGGAGAGCGCCGGCCCCGCCGGCCCGGTGAGCACCGAGGGGTCGAAGGTCGGGTTGGAGCCGAGGATGGTGAGGTCGTAGTGCAGCGCCTCGGCCGCGGTGGCGACCGCCGCCACCTGTCCGGGGGTGGCGGTGATCGCCGTGAAGTGGGCCCCCGCCGCCTTGAGCGCCTGCACCGGTGCGGTCATGTCCTTGTCGGTGGAGTGGATCCGCTGCTCGACCACGGTGAGGTGGTTGGCCGACGCCGCCGCCCGGGTGCCCGCCAGGGCGTTCTCGCCGAACTCGCCCTCGAGGTAGATGTCGCCGATCCTGTCGCCGCTGTGCAGCCCCTTGTTGCGCATCAGCCACTCGACCCCGTTGATCATCTCGAGGTCGTAGGTGGTGCCGCTGATCACCATGTAGGGGTTGGTGAGCAGCCTCGACGACCACGCGACCGCCTCGGTGAGCACCTGGTCGGTGGTGATGTTCGCCAGCACCGCCTGGATCTCGGGCGAGCCCAGCAGCTCCTGGAAGGCGAGCACCTTGGGCTGCATCGCGAGGTAGAGGCCGACGGTGTTCTGGACGTTGTAGCCGTGGTCCTTGACCAGCAGGTCGACCTTGCGGCCGCAGACCCCGCCCTTCCTGTTCTGGTCCTGCCAGAAGAGCTGGCTGCCCCGGGAGACGGTCTTGCCGAAGTCGGCGAAGATGCCGGTCAGGTCGGTGAGGACCCCGAGGGTGATGGTGTCGGATGTGACCCCCGGGCCCACCGGGATCGCCAGGCTGGGCGACACCGCCTGCTCGCAGGAGGTGACCACCTTCTGGGCCTGGGCGCGATCGAGCGCGTCCTGGGCCGCGTCGGGCTGCTTGAGGATGCCGGCGCGGGCGTCGGCGAAGCCGACGTCGAGGTTGTGGTCGGCGGAGCCGTCGACCCCGGTGCGCAGGTAGTCGTAGACCGCCTGGCCGCGGGGGCCGCACTGCGGGTAGCGCGACGTGAAGGCGGCCAGCGAGCCGCCGTTGCCGCCGCAGCCGGCGAGCACGCTGATCACGGCGACGAGGAGCATGGCCCTCGACGGCTTCATGGCGACACCTCCTCCTCGGTCGTCCGACGCGCCGGCGGGGGACCCTCCCGGGCCATGACCGCCCTCCCCCCTGGGTCCAAGGGTCGCGCGAGCAGCCTCGGGCGACGCGTGGGCCGCTGGAGTCTAGGGCCTGAGGGGCACATTGGACAGCGCGATGGCGGCGGCTGACGCGTGTGTGGCAAATAGGGTCTCGACGGGCATGGCCCGCGGATGCCACCATCCCCCCCTGCCCCGCGTTCAGGCACGGCCACAGGAGGGTGGGTCCGGCGATGTGCTCGTGGTGATGGCGGGGATGGCCGCCGCCCCCCGGTTCGACGAGGTCCGGCAACTGTACGGCGCGGCCGTCCACCGCTTCTGCCTCGTCGTCCTCGGCGACGGCGACGCCGCCGAGTCGGCGGCCAACCGCACCCTGGAGGCGGCCCAGGCGGCCTACCCGGTCGACCACCCGGAGGCCTCCATGGTGCCGGTCTGGCTGCTCGGGATCGCCTGCGAGGTGGCGGGGGAGGCCCGCCGGCGCCGCCGCGCGCCCCGCCGCACCGGCTCGGCCTCGGGCGAGCTCGACGCCGCCCTCTCCGCCGCCGCCGCGCTGCCCGACCAGGAGCTCTTCGCCGCGGCGTTGCGCGGCGCCGCCGGCCTCGGCTATGCGGAGATCGGCAGCCTCCTGGGCACCTCTCCCGAGGCGGCGCGGATGGCCTGCGGCTGGGCGATGCGCCGGATCCGCACCGGAGCGGGGAGGATCGGCTGATGAGCGACGCGTTCGACGCGGACGAGCTGTGGTTCGCCCATCTCCTCGCCTCGGTGCCCACCCCCGGCTCGCTGGAGCGGCCCGCCGCCCGTCCCGCCCGGGCCCGGTCCCGTGGCCGCCGCCGCTACCGCACCCTGGCGATGGCCGGCGGCCTCGCCCTGCTGGTGGGCGTCCTCGGCGGTCTCGGCCTGGGGCTGACCCGCGCCGGCGACCACAACGCCGGCGCACCGGCCACCGGTTCGCCCGCGCCCACCGCCCGGGTCCAGCCCGCCCTGGCCGGCGACGACATCCGCCAGGACGTGGTGCTCTTCGGCGGCCGCGGCCCCGGCGGCGCGGTCCTCGCCGACACCTGGACCTGGGACGGGAAGGCCTGGTCCGCGCAGCATCCGCTGCACAGCCCCCCGCCGCGGCGCGCCGCGGTGATGTCCTCCGACCCTCGCGGCGGCGGGGTCCTGCTGTACGGCGGGATCGGAACCGATGCCGACAAGCTCGCCGACACCTGGGAGTGGGACGGCACCGACTGGCGGCAGGTCGGCCCCCCCGTGGAACAGGGACCGGGACCGCGTGCCGGCGCCCTCCTGGTGGAGGACCCGGTGCACCGTCACCTCGTCCTCTTCGGCGGCCAGGGCGCCTCCGCCCCCCGGGGCTCGACCTGGAGCTGGAACGGCACCACCTGGACCGAGGAGAGGCCGGTGGACGCACCCCCCGACTGCGCCGGGGCCTCGATGGCCTACGACGACTCCTACCGGCGGGCGGTGCTGGTGACCGGCGCCGGCTGCACCGCCGCCGGCGCCGCCGGGGCGACGTGGACCTGGGACTGGCACAACTGGACCCGGCTGAGCCCGGCCGCCTCGCCGCCCCCGGGCAACGGCCAGACCATGGCCTACGACGACGCCAGCCAGCTGCTGGTGCTCACCGTCCCCCAGGCCGGGCGCGGCTGCGGCCTGGTCACCTGGACCTGGGACGACACCGGCTGGACCCTTCGCCCCGGCGCCGGCTCGCCGGTGGGGCCGGCCGCCGCGGTCCGCGACCCCGCCACCCGCAGGCCGCTGCTGCTGCCCGCCAGCGGCGAGACCTGGCTCTGGTCCGGCGGCGCCTGGACGGTGGTGGCCGGCGTGGCGCCGCCACCGGGCAGCTGCCCGACCCCGTAGACGGCCGCGGGACTGCAGCCGCGCGGTCATCACGGTTCGCGATGGGTCGATCAGGAACTGTGTGGTCAGACTGCGGGCGATCGCCGGAAAACCGCTCCGGCGCCCCGCTAGACTGGCTGCAACGTTGCGGCCAGCCGGCGGGGGACATGGTGAGGCTCTGCGTCCTTTCGGACATCCACGGCAATCTCCACGCGCTCGAGGCGGTGCTGGAGGACGTCCGCAGCGCCGGCGGCGACATGCTGGTGGTCGCCGGCGACCTGGTGCACCAGGGGCCGCGACCGGCCGAGACCGTCGACCTGCTGCGCAGCCTCGACGGCAGCGGCCTCGGCGCCGTGCACATGATCCGGGGCAACACCGACCGCCACGTCCTCGGCGAGCCGCCGCCGCCGCCCCCGGGCCCCGACGCCGCCGGGCGGGGGGCCGGGGTGGAGTGGACTCGGGCGCAGCTCGGCGAGGAGCGGCTGAGCTGGCTGGCCTCCCTGCCCGCCGAGCTGGTGGTCGGCGGGAGGCTGGTGGTGCACGGCTCGCCCCGGGCCGACGACCACGGCATCTGGCCGGAGACCCCGGTGGCGGACTTCGACAGCCCGCTCTGGGCCGACCTGCTGCTCTGCGGCCACACCCACCACTCCATGCACCGCCGCGAGGGGCGGCGTCACATCGTCAACGGAGGCAGCGTGGCCTGGCCGCTGGACGGCGATCCCCGCCCCGGGTACGCGGTGGTCGAGGAGGCGGAGAGCGGCGCCGAGGGGGTGCGGGTCGAGCTGCGCCGGGTCGAGTACGACCGCGCCCGCACCGTCGCCGAGCTCGAGGAGCGGCGCGTCCCCCGGCGGGAGGTGGTGCGGCGCTACATCGAGACCGCCACCTGGCGCACCCGGACCGAGGAGCCGGTGCGATGAGCCTGGTCAGGCCGCACGGCCCGGCGCGGCGCCTCCAGCCGCTGCTGGTGCCCCCGGCGGAGCGCGAGGCCGAGATCGCCCGCGCCGGCTCGCTGCGGCGGCTGCCGATGACCTCGCGGGAGACCTCCGACCTGCTCATGCTCGGCATCGGCGCCTTCACGCCGCTGCGCGGCTTCATGGGCGCCGCGGACTGGGGGACCGTCTGCGACCAGATGCGCCTGGCCGACGGCACCTTCTGGCCCATCCCCATCACCCTCTCGGCGACCGACGAGCAGGCCTCCGCCCTCGCCCCCGACGAGGAGGTGGCGCTGGTCGACGGCGAGAGCGGAGAGCTGCTGGGCACGCTGCGGGTGGAGGAGCGGTACGCCATCGACCGGCTCCACGAGTGCCGCGAGGTCTTCCGCACCGTCGATCCCCAGCATCCCGGCGTCGCCAAGGTGCTGGAGCAGGGCCCGGTGAACCTCGCGGGACCGGTCCGCGTGCTCGGAGAGGGGCAATTCCCGGAGCGCTACCCGGACATCTACCTGCGGCCGCACCAGACCCGGGCCCTCTTCGAGTCCCGGGGCTGGTCGACGGTGGCCGCCTTCCAGACCCGCAACCCGATGCACCGCGCCCACGAGTACCTCGCCAAGGTCGCCATCGAGGTGTGCGACGGCCTGCTCGTCCACCAGCTGCTGGGACGGCTGAAGGCGGGCGACATCCCCGCCGAGGTGCGGGTGCGCTGCATCGACGCGCTCGTCGAGGGCTACTTCGTGCCCGGCACCTGCGTCCAGGCCGGCTACCCGATGGAGATGCGCTACGCCGGCCCGCGGGAGGCGCTGCTGCATGCGGTGTTCCGCCAGAACTACGGCTGCAGCCACCTGGTGATCGGACGTGACCACGCCGGCGTCGGCAGCTACTACGGCCCCCTCGACGCCCAGCGGATCTTCGACGAGCTCCCCGCCGGCGCCCTCGAGCTGCGGCCGCTGAAGATCGACTGGACCTTCTTCTGCTCCGGGTGCGACGGCATGGCCTCGGCGAGGACGTGCCCCCACGGACCCGAGCAGCGCCTGCTCATCAGCGGCACCCGGGTGCGCGAGATGCTCGCCTCGGGCGAGGCCGTCGACGAGCACTTCAGCCGTCCGGAGGTCCTGGCGATCCTCCGCGAGTACTACTCCGGGCTCGACGCGAGGGTCGAGGCCGGGCTCCACTCCCACTGAGGACCAAGCGTGCCCACCTATGTCAACCCGGACAAGTGCGACGGCTGCAAGGCGCTCGACAAACCGGCGTGCGCGTACATCTGTCCCAACGACCTGATGATCCTCGACATGGTGCAGGGCAAGTCCTTCAACCAGGAGCCCGACCAGTGCTGGGAGTGCTACTCCTGCGTCAAGGTCTGCCCCCAGTCGGCGATCGCGATGCGCGGCTACAGCGACGTGATGCCGCTCGGCGCCAGCCTGACGCCGCTGCGCGGCACCGACTCGATCATGTGGACGGTGCAGTTCCGCGACAAGCGGGTGAAGCGGTTCAAGTTCCCGATCCGGTCCACCGCCTGGGGGACCATCGAGCCGTACGAGGGGATGCCCGCGCCCGACTCCGCGCGGCTCGGCGATCCCCACCTGTGCGGCGAGGACGCCTGGCTGGGGGTCGACACCCTGCCCGTCCCCGCCGAGGCCGCGACCGCCGGGCCGAGGGGGTAGAGAGATGGAGGCGCCCGCGCTGGAGGTGGTCGACACCGACCTGCTGATCCTCGGCGGTGGCATGGCGGGCTGCGGCGCCGCCTTCGAGGCCGGCTACTGGGGCCGCGACAAGGGCCTCCGGGTGACCCTGGTCGAGAAGGCGGCGGTGGAGCGGAGCGGCGCGGTGGCCATGGGCCTCAGCGCGATCAACTGCTACATGGGGATGCGGCACGGCGAGAACCAGCCCGAGGACTTCGTGCGCTACGTGCGCAACGACCTGATGGGCCTCTGCCGCGAGGACCTCGTCTACGACATCGCGCGCCACGTCGACTCGACCGTCCACATGTTCGAGAAGTGGGGCCTGCCGATCTTCAAGACCGAGGACGGGCGCTACAAGCGCGAGGGCCGCTGGCAGATCATGATCCACGGCGAGTCCTACAAGCCGATCGTCGCCGAGGCGGCGAAGAAGGCGATCGGGGCGGAGAACGTCTACGAGCGCCTCTTCGTCTCCCACGTGCTCACCGACGAGGCCACCGGGCGGGCGACCGGCGCGGTCGCGTTCAGCGTCCGCGAGCACAAGGTCTACGTCTTCCGGGCGCGGGCGGTGATCTCCAGCGCCGGGGGCGCCACCGGCGTGTTCCGTCCCCATGCGGTGGGGGAGGGTCTGGGGCGGATCTGGTACGCCCCCTGGAACACGGGGTCGGCGTACTCGCTGGCGATCAAGGCCGGCGCCACCATGACCCAGATGGAGCACCGGCTGGTGGTCACCCGCTTCAAGGACGGGTACGGGCCGGTGGGGATGTGGTTCCTGCTCTTCAAGGGGAAGGTGAAGAACGCCTACGGCGAGCTCTACGAGGACACCCAGCAGAAGGCGATCGCCCCCTACGCGCCCTACGACAAGGTGCGGCCGATCCCCACGCCGCTGCGCAACCACCAGATGCTCACCGACCGCGCCGAGGGCAGGGGCCCGCACTACATGCGCACCGACGAGGCCCTGCAGGCGCTCACCATGGGGCTCGACCCCAAGGCGGTGCGCGAGATCGAGAGCGACGCCTGGGAGGACTTCCTCGACATGACGATGTCCCAGGCGCTGCTCTGGGCGTCGCAGAACATCGACCCCGCCAAGGTCCCCTCGGAGCTCACCCTCACCGAGCCCTACCTGATGGGCTCGCACTCGTCGGCGACCGGCGCCTGGGTGAGCGGTCCCGAGGACCTCGCCCGCGACGGCTACTTCTGGGGCTACAACCGCATGACCACGGTGCCGGGGCTCTTCGCCGCCGGGGACGGCGTCGGCGGCTCGGCGCACAAGTTCTCCTCGGGCTCGTACACCGAGGGACGGCTGGCCGCCAAGGGCGCGATCTCGTACATGACCGACAACCCCGGCAGCTTCGAGCACGACCCCGCCCGGGTGGAGGAGATCACCGGCGAGCTGTTCCAGCCCTACCGGGTCTTCGAGGAGGCGCACGGCTCCTCCACGAAGGAGGACATCAACCCGAACTACTTCTATCCGAAGCAGGGTCTCCACCGGCTGCAGAAGATCATGGACGAGTACTGCGCCGGGGTTGGGGCCAACTACATCACCAACGAGCCGACCCTGCGCCGCGGCATGGAGCTGATGGAGGTCTTCAAGGAGGACATGGCGAAGGTCGCCGCCCGCGACCGCCACGAGCTGCTGCGCTGCTGGGAGCTGCGCGACCGCATCTGGTGCGCCGAGGCCCACATGCGCCACATCCTCCACCGCGAGGAGACCCGCTGGCCCGGCTACTACTACCGGATGGACCATCCGAAGATCGACGACGAGAACTGGAAGGTGTTCGTCAACTCACGGTTCGACGCCGGCAACGGCGGGTGGAAGATGTCGACTCATCCCTGCCACACCCTGGTGCCGTGAGCAGCGTCGCCGAGGTCGCGGCCGGGCCGGACGTCTCCGGCTCGGGCCACGACGCCGTCCTCGTCGTGGGCGGCGGGATCGCGGGGATCACCGCCGCCCTCGAGGCCGCCGAGGCGGGGATGTCCGTCTACCTGGTCGAGCGCGCCCCCCAGCTCGGCGGCCGGGTGGCGCAGCTGGCCCGGTACTTCCCCAAGCTCTGCCCCCCCACCTGCGGGCTGGAGATCAACTACCAGCGGCTGCGCGACAACCGCGCCGTCCGCCTGCTCACCACCACCGAGGTGGAGTCGATCTCGGGAGGGCCGGGCGCGTACGCGGTGCGGCTGCGGGTCGAGCCGCGCTTCGTCACCGACCGCTGCACGATGTGCAACGCCTGCGCCGAGGTCTGCCCCGTCGACCGGCCCAACGCCTTCGACTACGGGATGAGCACCACCAAAACGGCCTACCTGCCCCACGAGGCCGCCTACCCGGCGAGGTACGCGATCGACGCCTCGACCTGCCTCTTCGACGAGTGCGCGAAATGCGTCGACGCCTGCGCCTACGGGGCCATCGACCTCCACATGCAGCCCGAGATCGTGGAGCTGCGGGTGGGCGCGGTGATCATCGCCACCGGCTGGCGCCCCTACGACGCCCGGGCGATCACCAATCTCGCCTTCGGCCACTCGCCCAACGTGATCACCAACGTGATGATGGAGCGGATGGCGGCGGAGAGCGGACCGACCGGGGGCCGCATCGTCCGCCCCTCCGACGGCGCACCGGTGCGCAGCGTCGCCTTCATCCAGTGCGCCGGGTCGCGCGACCGTCTCCACCTGCGCTACTGCTCGAGCATCTGCTGTCTCGCATCGCTG
This window of the Candidatus Dormiibacterota bacterium genome carries:
- a CDS encoding ABC transporter substrate-binding protein, with product MKPSRAMLLVAVISVLAGCGGNGGSLAAFTSRYPQCGPRGQAVYDYLRTGVDGSADHNLDVGFADARAGILKQPDAAQDALDRAQAQKVVTSCEQAVSPSLAIPVGPGVTSDTITLGVLTDLTGIFADFGKTVSRGSQLFWQDQNRKGGVCGRKVDLLVKDHGYNVQNTVGLYLAMQPKVLAFQELLGSPEIQAVLANITTDQVLTEAVAWSSRLLTNPYMVISGTTYDLEMINGVEWLMRNKGLHSGDRIGDIYLEGEFGENALAGTRAAASANHLTVVEQRIHSTDKDMTAPVQALKAAGAHFTAITATPGQVAAVATAAEALHYDLTILGSNPTFDPSVLTGPAGPALSHSFYVVQSYAPYSGDGVGPSTVRGEYAAAYPNQPVSASSPGYGYGQAEIMYRILDAACKSGSLERPALLRAFRSLSAVDTEGLIAPLNYSQPGQPPARQVFITQPDAQSPGGLKVVQTLFASPLGQTFQP
- a CDS encoding metallophosphoesterase family protein; protein product: MRLCVLSDIHGNLHALEAVLEDVRSAGGDMLVVAGDLVHQGPRPAETVDLLRSLDGSGLGAVHMIRGNTDRHVLGEPPPPPPGPDAAGRGAGVEWTRAQLGEERLSWLASLPAELVVGGRLVVHGSPRADDHGIWPETPVADFDSPLWADLLLCGHTHHSMHRREGRRHIVNGGSVAWPLDGDPRPGYAVVEEAESGAEGVRVELRRVEYDRARTVAELEERRVPRREVVRRYIETATWRTRTEEPVR
- the sat gene encoding sulfate adenylyltransferase; translation: MSLVRPHGPARRLQPLLVPPAEREAEIARAGSLRRLPMTSRETSDLLMLGIGAFTPLRGFMGAADWGTVCDQMRLADGTFWPIPITLSATDEQASALAPDEEVALVDGESGELLGTLRVEERYAIDRLHECREVFRTVDPQHPGVAKVLEQGPVNLAGPVRVLGEGQFPERYPDIYLRPHQTRALFESRGWSTVAAFQTRNPMHRAHEYLAKVAIEVCDGLLVHQLLGRLKAGDIPAEVRVRCIDALVEGYFVPGTCVQAGYPMEMRYAGPREALLHAVFRQNYGCSHLVIGRDHAGVGSYYGPLDAQRIFDELPAGALELRPLKIDWTFFCSGCDGMASARTCPHGPEQRLLISGTRVREMLASGEAVDEHFSRPEVLAILREYYSGLDARVEAGLHSH
- the aprB gene encoding adenylyl-sulfate reductase subunit beta: MPTYVNPDKCDGCKALDKPACAYICPNDLMILDMVQGKSFNQEPDQCWECYSCVKVCPQSAIAMRGYSDVMPLGASLTPLRGTDSIMWTVQFRDKRVKRFKFPIRSTAWGTIEPYEGMPAPDSARLGDPHLCGEDAWLGVDTLPVPAEAATAGPRG
- the aprA gene encoding adenylyl-sulfate reductase subunit alpha, with protein sequence MEAPALEVVDTDLLILGGGMAGCGAAFEAGYWGRDKGLRVTLVEKAAVERSGAVAMGLSAINCYMGMRHGENQPEDFVRYVRNDLMGLCREDLVYDIARHVDSTVHMFEKWGLPIFKTEDGRYKREGRWQIMIHGESYKPIVAEAAKKAIGAENVYERLFVSHVLTDEATGRATGAVAFSVREHKVYVFRARAVISSAGGATGVFRPHAVGEGLGRIWYAPWNTGSAYSLAIKAGATMTQMEHRLVVTRFKDGYGPVGMWFLLFKGKVKNAYGELYEDTQQKAIAPYAPYDKVRPIPTPLRNHQMLTDRAEGRGPHYMRTDEALQALTMGLDPKAVREIESDAWEDFLDMTMSQALLWASQNIDPAKVPSELTLTEPYLMGSHSSATGAWVSGPEDLARDGYFWGYNRMTTVPGLFAAGDGVGGSAHKFSSGSYTEGRLAAKGAISYMTDNPGSFEHDPARVEEITGELFQPYRVFEEAHGSSTKEDINPNYFYPKQGLHRLQKIMDEYCAGVGANYITNEPTLRRGMELMEVFKEDMAKVAARDRHELLRCWELRDRIWCAEAHMRHILHREETRWPGYYYRMDHPKIDDENWKVFVNSRFDAGNGGWKMSTHPCHTLVP
- a CDS encoding FAD-dependent oxidoreductase; this encodes MSSVAEVAAGPDVSGSGHDAVLVVGGGIAGITAALEAAEAGMSVYLVERAPQLGGRVAQLARYFPKLCPPTCGLEINYQRLRDNRAVRLLTTTEVESISGGPGAYAVRLRVEPRFVTDRCTMCNACAEVCPVDRPNAFDYGMSTTKTAYLPHEAAYPARYAIDASTCLFDECAKCVDACAYGAIDLHMQPEIVELRVGAVIIATGWRPYDARAITNLAFGHSPNVITNVMMERMAAESGPTGGRIVRPSDGAPVRSVAFIQCAGSRDRLHLRYCSSICCLASLKEASLVLDRNPDAQVHVFYIDLRTPGTYEAFAAGVLGHPQVHAVKGKVADILEDPATGELVVVADDMVGAGMSRTRVDLVVLATGMAPSLGDAPTAGVDLDEDGFVVEGTDADGILVAGCARAPVDVATATVDATAAAMRAIALVRRSPAGVSGGVPRRRES